From the Priestia koreensis genome, one window contains:
- a CDS encoding xylose ABC transporter ATP-binding protein: MTVLEMEGIVKEFPGVKALDNVSFSVQRGEIHALCGENGAGKSTLMKVLSGLYAHGSYEGKIMMEHGEQMFKTIKDAEHAGIAIIYQELALVKHMTVAENLILGNEPARFGVINRHEMYRETEKWLSRVGLKGVSPETITGTLGIGQQQLIEIAKALSKNAKILILDEPTAALTEQEVDILLSILKEFRNQGVTCIYISHKLNEVFDIADHITILRDGKTIGTYKTSAITEDQVIAYMVGREMTNRYPDIQFNPKEVVLSLKDYSVYHPDFHHKKVINNVSLEVRKGEILGIAGLMGSGRTELAMSLFGAYGGKTEGDVYIEGEYARIKTTQGAIRKGIALVSEDRKKYGLVLNMDIKKNVTLPSLKAITSFGSINQNEEVRYGTDYLRKLRIKAKSVETVVGTLSGGNQQKVVIGKWLMTNPKVLILDEPTRGIDIGAKLEIYQIMHELLNEGVAIIMISSELPEILGMSHRVAVLCEGRLAATLPIKEATQENIMKAATGGV, from the coding sequence ATGACTGTTCTTGAGATGGAAGGAATCGTCAAGGAGTTTCCAGGTGTAAAGGCACTTGATAACGTTTCTTTTTCTGTACAAAGAGGAGAAATACACGCGCTGTGCGGAGAAAACGGAGCCGGAAAATCAACGCTTATGAAGGTGTTAAGTGGATTATATGCACACGGATCGTACGAAGGAAAGATTATGATGGAGCACGGAGAGCAGATGTTTAAAACGATCAAAGATGCCGAGCATGCGGGGATCGCGATTATTTATCAAGAGCTTGCTCTCGTGAAGCATATGACGGTTGCTGAAAACTTAATTTTAGGAAATGAACCCGCTCGCTTCGGGGTGATTAATCGTCATGAAATGTACCGCGAAACCGAAAAATGGCTTAGTCGAGTAGGATTAAAAGGAGTAAGTCCTGAAACGATTACAGGAACACTAGGAATTGGACAGCAGCAGTTAATTGAGATCGCGAAGGCACTCTCAAAGAATGCTAAAATTCTCATTTTAGATGAACCGACCGCTGCCCTAACCGAGCAGGAGGTAGACATTCTTTTATCCATTTTAAAAGAGTTTCGTAACCAAGGCGTGACGTGTATTTACATCTCTCACAAATTAAATGAAGTATTTGATATTGCGGATCATATTACGATTCTACGAGATGGAAAGACAATTGGTACTTATAAAACGAGTGCGATTACGGAAGACCAGGTAATTGCATACATGGTCGGAAGGGAAATGACCAATCGTTATCCAGACATTCAGTTTAATCCTAAGGAAGTCGTTTTATCGCTTAAAGACTACAGCGTGTATCATCCCGATTTTCATCATAAAAAGGTGATAAACAACGTGTCACTTGAAGTTCGTAAGGGAGAAATCCTTGGTATTGCGGGTCTCATGGGGTCAGGACGCACGGAGCTTGCGATGAGCTTATTCGGGGCCTACGGTGGAAAAACAGAGGGTGACGTGTACATTGAAGGTGAGTATGCGCGCATCAAAACGACTCAAGGAGCGATTCGAAAAGGGATTGCACTTGTGTCAGAGGATCGTAAAAAATATGGCCTCGTCCTAAATATGGACATTAAAAAGAATGTTACGCTTCCGAGCTTAAAAGCGATTACGTCATTCGGCTCCATTAACCAAAACGAAGAAGTACGCTACGGAACCGATTATTTACGAAAGCTTCGTATTAAAGCAAAGTCGGTTGAAACCGTCGTCGGAACGCTTAGCGGTGGAAATCAGCAAAAGGTTGTCATCGGAAAGTGGCTGATGACAAATCCAAAGGTGTTAATTTTGGATGAACCAACTCGTGGAATTGATATTGGAGCCAAGCTGGAAATCTATCAAATTATGCATGAGCTTTTAAATGAGGGGGTCGCAATTATTATGATTTCCTCGGAGCTTCCTGAAATTTTAGGAATGAGTCACCGTGTGGCCGTCCTATGTGAGGGAAGACTTGCGGCGACGCTACCGATTAAAGAAGCAACGCAGGAAAATATTATGAAAGCTGCGACAGGAGGAGTATAA
- a CDS encoding response regulator, which produces MITILIVDDEEIERIALQKIIERNLPNTSVIASAENGREAIEFAIRYKPDLILMDIKMPGINGLEAIKKIKEDVTNARMVIVSSYDTFDYAQSAIRLGVKDYLLKPSKPDVIVETLQGVIDEILVANHAQKEQEKVSNKLKKMLPIMETDLVSQLLFDQVHDVHLEEMLDLLEVSTTTNAFVCLLTLSEDASDEQYKLYKKVKETFYLHAKGWIGALSNRQIPLIIFIEEGSFRSNALATAKKLIDGVKGELSVGIGNPYVSLHDIHHSYHEAIRSSVRNYPSKKYHFYQDIKEEESVFDDLYANIEKQMFEKMKDNQWSDSKQLIEEAISLCRKHACSILETQQRICSTMMAMKRYMSEIGYPFTAPIVLTGMSYEQIAREASHLMDLLTQSHHILNQQQEHDIAQRMKHYIQEHYHTMISLETMADKFDLTPHYLSKIFKDSFQISYIDYLTKFRIEKAKELMRKTDQSVKEIAIDIGYTDPNYFSRVFKKVCKMSPSQYREQLLKSQ; this is translated from the coding sequence ATGATTACAATTTTAATCGTAGATGATGAAGAAATCGAACGTATTGCGCTTCAAAAAATTATTGAACGCAACCTTCCAAATACAAGCGTCATCGCAAGTGCTGAAAACGGTCGTGAGGCAATCGAGTTTGCGATACGCTACAAACCCGATTTAATTTTGATGGATATTAAAATGCCAGGAATTAATGGATTAGAAGCCATTAAAAAAATTAAGGAAGACGTGACGAATGCCCGCATGGTTATCGTTTCGTCCTATGACACATTTGATTATGCGCAAAGTGCGATTCGCTTAGGTGTGAAAGATTATTTGCTGAAGCCGAGCAAACCAGACGTAATTGTTGAAACCCTTCAAGGAGTGATTGATGAAATTCTTGTCGCTAATCACGCTCAGAAAGAACAAGAAAAAGTATCGAATAAGTTAAAGAAAATGCTTCCGATTATGGAAACCGACCTTGTATCGCAGCTTCTTTTTGACCAAGTTCATGACGTTCATCTCGAGGAAATGCTTGATCTATTAGAAGTTTCAACAACGACCAATGCCTTTGTTTGTTTGCTTACCCTCTCAGAAGATGCGTCTGATGAGCAGTATAAGCTTTATAAAAAGGTAAAAGAAACGTTTTATCTGCATGCAAAAGGATGGATCGGTGCCCTTTCAAATCGTCAAATTCCGCTCATTATTTTTATTGAGGAAGGAAGCTTTCGCTCGAATGCCCTTGCTACTGCGAAAAAACTCATTGATGGTGTAAAAGGAGAGCTATCGGTCGGAATTGGCAATCCGTACGTATCGCTTCACGATATTCATCATTCGTATCATGAAGCAATTAGGAGCTCAGTCCGAAATTACCCTTCTAAAAAATATCATTTTTATCAGGACATAAAAGAAGAAGAATCGGTATTTGACGATCTTTATGCCAATATCGAGAAGCAAATGTTTGAAAAAATGAAAGATAATCAATGGAGTGATAGCAAGCAGTTAATTGAAGAGGCCATTTCGCTTTGCCGAAAGCACGCATGCTCGATTTTGGAAACACAGCAGCGTATTTGCAGTACGATGATGGCAATGAAGCGTTACATGTCGGAAATCGGCTATCCTTTTACGGCGCCGATCGTGTTAACTGGAATGAGCTACGAACAAATTGCACGGGAGGCTTCACACCTTATGGATTTACTCACACAATCACATCATATTTTGAATCAGCAACAAGAGCACGATATTGCACAGCGAATGAAGCACTATATTCAAGAGCATTATCATACGATGATTTCACTAGAAACGATGGCTGATAAGTTTGATCTAACGCCTCATTATTTAAGTAAAATTTTTAAAGATAGCTTTCAAATTAGTTACATTGATTACTTAACGAAGTTTCGAATCGAGAAAGCAAAAGAGCTGATGCGTAAAACGGATCAAAGCGTGAAGGAAATCGCCATTGATATCGGATATACGGACCCCAACTATTTCAGCCGTGTGTTTAAAAAGGTGTGTAAAATGTCGCCGTCTCAATACCGCGAACAGCTTCTTAAATCACAATGA
- the proC gene encoding pyrroline-5-carboxylate reductase produces the protein MNKQRILFIGAGRMAEAIFSGLLTMSKEHIESITVSNRSDEARLDYLKSTYDIEVTADWKSAVAHSNVIVLAMPPQAHEPLLKELAARTSGQLVVTVAAGIGPSYLEAHLPTNTPAAWIMPNTAATIGESMSLYAVGQHVTDEHEEVLEMILKGMGEAQKCTEEEVHNLTAVTGSAPAFLYYFAESLIDVTKKFNIDDETAKQLVVQMLYGSVAMLKGGTEPSDLREQVTTPGGATAEGLKVLQNHDFATIIDEAIAATNKKARGN, from the coding sequence ATGAACAAACAGCGTATTTTATTCATTGGGGCAGGAAGAATGGCTGAGGCTATTTTTTCTGGCCTCCTTACAATGAGTAAGGAACACATCGAGAGCATTACGGTATCAAATCGAAGCGATGAGGCACGTCTTGACTATTTGAAGTCAACGTATGACATTGAGGTAACGGCAGACTGGAAAAGCGCTGTTGCACACTCTAACGTAATTGTGCTTGCGATGCCTCCACAGGCTCACGAGCCGCTTCTCAAAGAATTAGCAGCTCGTACATCCGGTCAGCTAGTAGTAACGGTCGCTGCAGGAATCGGGCCTTCGTACTTAGAAGCACATCTTCCTACCAACACGCCAGCAGCATGGATTATGCCGAATACAGCTGCTACGATTGGTGAGTCAATGTCTCTATATGCGGTCGGACAGCACGTAACTGATGAGCATGAAGAAGTACTTGAGATGATTTTAAAAGGCATGGGAGAAGCACAAAAATGTACGGAAGAAGAAGTACATAACTTAACCGCAGTAACGGGAAGTGCACCAGCTTTTCTTTACTATTTTGCCGAAAGCCTAATCGATGTAACGAAGAAATTCAACATTGATGATGAAACAGCGAAACAATTAGTCGTGCAGATGCTATACGGATCTGTGGCGATGTTAAAAGGCGGTACAGAACCATCTGATCTTCGTGAGCAGGTGACAACGCCTGGTGGAGCGACGGCAGAAGGGCTGAAGGTGCTTCAGAATCACGATTTTGCTACTATTATCGATGAAGCCATCGCCGCAACGAATAAAAAAGCTAGAGGAAATTAA
- a CDS encoding sugar ABC transporter substrate-binding protein, with protein sequence MRKFGWLLGGSLALGIILSMYSIYSAADIRVQALPTPYKYRIMFISPELGNPYWNPLINAVKSEAKKEHISIEVSGSNRMNAEEMQEAMNMAIASRVDGIILLPINDSHITEMANKATVSGIPVFTVINDIPTSLRKSYIGTDHIQSGVKVGKDIAAYLHGTGNIGVVKDSNFLSLQELRLAGIKQALKLYPNIHLIELSQDQVMSRNASQQTDLLLNEHPDLSAFIGLGQNDSSGIVSSIEHRSTVENYAIYSFDYTEEVANLMRRRAIIESVEHDLHHIGLKSVQQLSAWLEGKQLPLPTHSYTNMHVISSEIGGN encoded by the coding sequence ATGAGAAAGTTTGGATGGTTACTTGGAGGAAGTTTGGCTTTAGGAATTATTCTTTCGATGTATTCGATTTATTCGGCAGCAGACATTCGGGTGCAGGCGTTGCCAACACCATATAAGTATCGCATTATGTTCATTTCACCTGAGCTTGGAAATCCATACTGGAATCCGCTCATTAACGCGGTGAAAAGTGAAGCGAAAAAGGAGCATATTAGCATTGAAGTAAGTGGTTCGAACCGTATGAACGCAGAAGAGATGCAGGAGGCGATGAACATGGCGATTGCTTCCCGAGTAGACGGTATTATTTTGCTACCAATCAACGACTCACATATAACGGAGATGGCTAATAAAGCGACGGTCAGTGGGATTCCCGTTTTTACGGTTATTAATGACATTCCAACAAGTTTACGAAAGTCATATATAGGCACAGATCATATTCAGTCAGGTGTGAAGGTGGGAAAAGACATCGCCGCTTATTTACATGGTACAGGGAACATTGGGGTCGTAAAGGACAGCAATTTCCTGTCTCTGCAAGAGTTGAGGTTAGCGGGGATAAAGCAGGCCCTGAAGCTCTATCCGAACATTCACCTTATTGAACTATCCCAAGATCAGGTCATGAGTCGAAATGCGAGTCAGCAAACCGATCTGTTATTAAATGAACATCCTGATCTGTCCGCTTTTATTGGATTAGGGCAGAACGATAGCTCAGGGATTGTTTCGTCTATTGAACATCGCTCAACGGTTGAAAATTATGCGATTTATTCCTTCGACTATACGGAAGAAGTTGCAAATTTAATGAGACGACGTGCCATCATTGAAAGCGTGGAACATGATTTACACCACATCGGGTTAAAAAGCGTTCAGCAATTGTCCGCGTGGCTCGAAGGAAAACAATTGCCGTTACCAACTCATTCCTACACAAATATGCACGTCATCTCCTCTGAAATAGGAGGAAACTAA
- a CDS encoding sensor histidine kinase, translating to MMTIQRKIILLSITILLIMGSFWAVIGYFNQKTNAQYNEILERYLLLHQTSARSEQSLLYLSNVLNNQGEKYNDDYKKERQQLTGMRKKLTSLKNEDNQAVLMNYTNMISSQVEAMDLSLRAFKLGQLEEMTYQYNEATKISQYVANTTLTLMKKEITFQKQFYLSVIDVSRKLQSLGIWTLGGVFLILIGFSYMFSKGITRSINELTMAAKELSSGLFDRPIHITSNDEVFFLAKTFEHMRQNIRTLIEEIRQKAQVEKELQEYQLLLKESELKRLQHQINPHFLYNTLNTLAKKAYLEESYETSDLITTVANLLRYNLKKVNTPVTLKEEMELINDYLTILKARFTNRITFFLQISPDCLDFKMPHFVLQPIVENAFNHGIEPYEKGGTIFIGVNRLEEGILIQVKDDGAGMSEEQEQLLQNYEFDRPQNENSTGIGLKNVVKRLSLFYGKHDIFSVSSRKNEGTTVSLLLPFERKDEMT from the coding sequence ATGATGACGATACAGCGCAAAATTATTTTGCTTTCGATTACGATTTTACTGATCATGGGCTCCTTTTGGGCAGTGATCGGCTATTTTAATCAAAAAACAAACGCACAGTACAATGAAATTTTGGAGCGATATCTTCTTTTACACCAAACGTCCGCAAGAAGTGAACAGTCTCTGTTGTACTTAAGTAATGTGCTAAATAATCAAGGTGAAAAATATAATGATGATTACAAAAAAGAACGTCAGCAGCTAACGGGAATGAGAAAAAAACTCACGTCTTTAAAAAATGAAGACAATCAAGCGGTGCTGATGAATTATACAAATATGATTTCTAGCCAGGTGGAAGCGATGGATTTATCTTTGCGAGCGTTCAAGCTCGGGCAGCTTGAGGAGATGACGTATCAGTATAACGAAGCGACGAAAATCTCCCAGTACGTAGCGAACACCACGCTTACACTTATGAAAAAGGAAATTACCTTTCAAAAGCAATTTTATTTGTCTGTGATCGATGTAAGTCGAAAGCTTCAAAGCCTCGGGATCTGGACGCTCGGAGGGGTGTTTCTCATATTAATTGGCTTTTCCTATATGTTTTCAAAAGGCATCACGCGCTCGATTAATGAATTAACGATGGCAGCAAAGGAATTGTCGTCTGGACTGTTTGACCGGCCCATTCATATTACCTCTAATGACGAAGTGTTCTTTCTAGCTAAAACGTTTGAGCATATGAGGCAAAACATCCGTACGCTAATTGAAGAAATCCGTCAAAAAGCACAGGTGGAAAAAGAATTGCAGGAGTATCAGCTGCTATTAAAAGAAAGCGAGCTCAAGAGACTACAGCATCAGATTAACCCTCATTTCCTGTACAATACGCTCAATACGTTAGCGAAAAAAGCGTATTTAGAAGAGTCATATGAAACGAGTGATTTAATTACAACTGTCGCGAATTTACTTCGCTACAACTTGAAAAAGGTGAATACGCCGGTGACGTTAAAGGAAGAAATGGAACTTATAAACGATTATTTAACGATTTTAAAAGCGCGGTTTACGAATCGAATTACGTTTTTTCTGCAGATTTCACCAGATTGCCTAGACTTTAAAATGCCGCATTTTGTGCTACAGCCCATTGTGGAAAATGCCTTTAATCATGGAATCGAACCCTACGAAAAAGGGGGAACGATTTTTATCGGCGTCAATCGTCTAGAAGAAGGAATTCTCATTCAAGTAAAAGATGACGGGGCAGGTATGAGTGAGGAACAAGAGCAGCTGTTGCAAAACTATGAGTTTGATCGACCCCAAAACGAGAACTCGACGGGAATCGGGTTAAAAAATGTCGTGAAACGACTGTCGCTATTCTACGGAAAACATGATATTTTCTCTGTTTCTAGTCGTAAAAATGAGGGCACAACGGTTAGTCTTCTATTGCCATTTGAACGAAAGGATGAGATGACATGA
- a CDS encoding 5'-3' exonuclease: protein MNKLLLIDGFNLLSRCYFATSYGRDEEQLRRNSEGLCISALPVVFRKLLDLIHTYRPTHLLVAWDVKREDTSRKQLFDGYKDTRNELPSPLIEQYEALTHIFREIGVSQLALPPYEADDLLGALATKWSREQNSDCFIYSNDKDLFQLIDENVSQIIAVPKRGDKVYTKADFEAEYGISPTQWVDVKSLLGDRSDNIPGVPGVGEKAALPLIQEYKTLEGIYEDVDKLDTRFNRYKKKLTEGKEFAFLSRELAQIIVDIPEITERSFETLSFELNPIAWNEQLKKVELNIIIP, encoded by the coding sequence ATGAATAAATTGTTGTTAATTGATGGATTTAACTTATTAAGCAGGTGCTATTTTGCAACATCCTACGGAAGAGATGAGGAGCAGCTCCGCCGTAATAGCGAAGGACTATGTATCAGCGCTTTGCCCGTTGTATTTCGAAAGCTGTTAGATCTTATTCATACATACCGTCCAACTCATTTACTAGTGGCTTGGGACGTCAAGCGCGAAGATACGTCACGAAAGCAGCTTTTTGATGGATACAAAGATACAAGAAATGAGCTTCCGAGTCCTCTCATTGAGCAGTACGAGGCCCTTACCCACATCTTCCGTGAGATTGGGGTTTCACAGCTTGCGCTTCCACCTTATGAAGCCGATGACTTACTAGGAGCGCTCGCAACAAAATGGTCGAGGGAACAAAATAGCGACTGTTTTATTTACAGCAATGACAAAGACCTTTTTCAATTAATTGATGAAAACGTCTCTCAAATCATCGCTGTTCCAAAACGTGGCGATAAAGTGTATACAAAAGCAGATTTTGAAGCCGAATATGGCATTTCACCAACTCAATGGGTGGATGTAAAGTCGCTGCTTGGAGATCGATCTGATAACATTCCAGGTGTTCCTGGTGTGGGAGAAAAAGCGGCGCTTCCGCTCATTCAGGAATATAAGACGCTAGAAGGAATTTATGAGGACGTTGACAAGCTCGATACCCGCTTTAATCGCTACAAAAAGAAGCTAACAGAAGGAAAGGAATTCGCCTTTTTGAGCAGAGAACTCGCGCAAATTATTGTGGATATTCCGGAGATCACAGAACGCTCGTTTGAAACGCTCTCATTTGAGCTTAACCCTATTGCTTGGAATGAGCAATTAAAAAAAGTCGAGCTAAACATTATCATTCCGTAA
- a CDS encoding YojF family protein, translated as MKPIDKVKLQEQLTNYFTDDVYVHLETTNGAYASHFNDKVMTVGAFIRNGKVQIKQGKITGDRPYRVGLEMNDGWIYAEGLTDWEIDEEGRLLMAGHDFDGRLAIALQLSHTPFA; from the coding sequence TTGAAACCGATAGATAAAGTTAAACTACAAGAGCAACTCACAAACTATTTTACTGATGATGTGTACGTGCACTTAGAAACAACAAATGGTGCATATGCGTCACATTTTAACGATAAAGTAATGACAGTTGGGGCCTTTATCCGAAACGGAAAGGTGCAAATCAAACAAGGTAAAATTACAGGAGATCGTCCTTACCGCGTAGGTTTGGAAATGAATGATGGATGGATTTATGCTGAAGGCCTTACAGATTGGGAAATCGATGAGGAAGGCCGCCTATTAATGGCAGGTCACGACTTCGACGGCCGTCTAGCAATTGCCCTACAGTTAAGTCATACGCCATTCGCGTAA
- the bla gene encoding class A beta-lactamase produces MKSMSSILRTSAFRKIVPVLFFSCATLVGCSNNNVHVESTKPKKEETTYNHDFAKLEEKFDAKMGVYALDTGTNQTVTYHPDERFAYTSTHKALAVGALLQQKSIEGLNQRITYTREDLVNYNPITEKHVDTGMTLKELADASLRYSDNTAGNLILKQLGGPTGFKKALEGIGDNVTNPERFEPDLNEVNPGETQDTSTPRALATSLQAFTLGDALPTEKRALLIDWMKRNTTGDTLIRAGVPKDWEVADKTGSGSYGTRNNIAIIWPPKGDPIVLAVLSSRDKKDADYNDELIAEATKEVIKALKVKNN; encoded by the coding sequence ATGAAATCAATGAGTAGCATTTTGAGGACTTCCGCATTTAGAAAAATTGTGCCTGTATTATTTTTTTCATGTGCAACGCTTGTAGGCTGTTCAAACAATAACGTTCATGTTGAATCAACGAAACCAAAAAAAGAGGAAACTACCTATAATCATGATTTTGCCAAGCTTGAAGAAAAATTTGATGCTAAAATGGGTGTCTATGCGTTGGATACTGGTACAAACCAAACAGTAACTTATCATCCAGACGAGCGTTTTGCTTATACATCTACTCATAAAGCTCTAGCTGTAGGAGCACTTTTACAACAGAAATCAATAGAAGGCCTTAATCAAAGAATTACCTATACACGTGAGGATCTTGTTAATTATAATCCGATTACAGAAAAGCATGTTGATACGGGGATGACTCTTAAGGAGCTTGCCGATGCTTCTCTTCGATACAGTGACAATACTGCTGGAAACCTTATCCTTAAACAATTAGGGGGACCAACTGGATTTAAGAAAGCATTGGAGGGAATTGGTGATAATGTTACCAACCCTGAGCGATTTGAACCTGATTTAAATGAAGTTAATCCAGGTGAAACTCAGGATACGAGTACACCAAGAGCGCTTGCTACTAGTCTTCAGGCTTTTACACTGGGAGATGCACTTCCAACTGAGAAACGTGCACTTTTAATAGATTGGATGAAGAGAAATACTACTGGAGATACGTTGATTCGTGCTGGAGTGCCGAAAGATTGGGAAGTTGCTGATAAGACTGGATCAGGATCATATGGTACACGAAATAACATTGCGATCATTTGGCCACCAAAAGGAGACCCTATCGTTCTTGCTGTACTTTCAAGTCGTGATAAAAAAGATGCTGATTATAACGACGAGCTTATTGCTGAGGCAACAAAAGAAGTAATTAAGGCTCTTAAAGTCAAAAATAACTAA
- the bshB2 gene encoding bacillithiol biosynthesis deacetylase BshB2, which translates to MEERILVVFPHPDDEAFGAAGTIALAKQRGASVTYACITLGEMGRNMGRPLFANRETLPKIRKHELQEVSKVLQLDELRMLGLRDKTLEFLDEDEFSGKIKAIIDEVKPTLIITHYPGYAVHPDHNATGAATLRAVASMKEEDRPVVWCHAFSRDRIEHIGHPDVRIDVSPVKEIKIEAIKAHRSQTEGMMGNMDLTKIETDPQAARLLKNEEFWTYKFS; encoded by the coding sequence ATGGAAGAACGTATTTTAGTTGTATTCCCTCATCCCGATGATGAGGCATTCGGAGCAGCAGGAACAATTGCGCTAGCTAAACAGCGCGGCGCTTCAGTCACATATGCATGTATTACACTTGGAGAAATGGGGCGCAACATGGGAAGACCTCTATTTGCAAACCGCGAAACGCTCCCAAAAATCCGTAAACACGAATTACAAGAAGTAAGCAAAGTGCTTCAATTAGATGAGCTTCGTATGCTTGGTTTACGCGATAAAACGCTAGAGTTTCTTGATGAAGATGAATTTTCAGGGAAAATTAAAGCGATTATCGATGAGGTTAAACCAACGCTTATCATTACACACTACCCTGGATATGCGGTTCACCCTGACCATAACGCGACAGGTGCAGCGACGCTTCGCGCGGTTGCGAGCATGAAGGAAGAAGATCGCCCAGTCGTTTGGTGTCATGCGTTTTCTCGTGATCGTATTGAACATATCGGACATCCTGATGTGCGAATTGACGTATCACCGGTAAAAGAAATTAAAATTGAGGCTATTAAAGCACATCGTTCTCAAACAGAAGGAATGATGGGTAACATGGACCTTACAAAAATTGAAACAGATCCACAAGCCGCTCGTCTGTTGAAAAACGAAGAGTTTTGGACATACAAATTTTCGTGA
- the xylF gene encoding D-xylose ABC transporter substrate-binding protein translates to MLKKLGMLGALLVLVFSLVACSSGATKPEDSSKPSGGKKNGKLVIGFSMDTLEEERWQKDRDLFVEKAESLGATVNVQAANGDDAKQISQAENLISQGVDVLVVVPHNAEVAASIVEMAHKEGIKVISYDRLIKNSDVDLYVSFDNERVGEMQAKAITELKPKGNYVLIEGADTDNNAHLFKQGQMNVLQPLIDKGDIKVVYDQWTDEWDPANALTNMENALTANKNKVDAVVAANDGTAGGVIQALAAQKLDGKVPVSGQDAELAAVRRLVDGTQTMTVYKPIKLIAETVADAAVKMAKDEDVTTDDKVNNGKIDVPSILLDPVAVTKENLDDTIIKDGFHKKEDVYK, encoded by the coding sequence ATGTTGAAAAAATTGGGGATGCTGGGGGCATTATTAGTATTAGTTTTCTCACTTGTTGCATGTAGCTCAGGAGCAACAAAGCCTGAAGACAGTAGCAAGCCAAGCGGTGGGAAAAAGAATGGCAAGTTAGTCATTGGATTCTCAATGGATACGCTTGAAGAAGAGCGCTGGCAAAAAGACCGTGACCTGTTTGTAGAAAAAGCAGAGTCACTTGGTGCAACGGTAAACGTGCAAGCAGCGAACGGAGACGATGCGAAGCAAATTTCACAGGCAGAAAATTTAATTAGCCAAGGTGTCGATGTATTAGTTGTCGTACCACATAATGCAGAAGTAGCAGCTTCCATCGTTGAGATGGCGCATAAAGAAGGCATTAAAGTTATTTCATATGACCGCTTAATTAAAAATTCCGATGTTGATTTATATGTATCCTTCGATAACGAACGTGTAGGAGAGATGCAGGCAAAAGCAATTACAGAGCTTAAACCAAAAGGAAATTATGTACTGATTGAAGGAGCAGACACAGATAATAACGCTCACTTATTTAAACAAGGACAAATGAACGTTCTTCAACCGTTAATTGATAAAGGTGATATTAAAGTTGTGTACGATCAATGGACAGATGAGTGGGATCCAGCAAATGCGTTAACAAACATGGAAAATGCGTTAACGGCAAATAAAAACAAAGTAGACGCAGTTGTAGCAGCAAATGATGGAACAGCAGGCGGTGTTATTCAGGCACTAGCGGCACAAAAATTAGACGGAAAAGTGCCAGTTTCAGGGCAAGATGCGGAATTAGCAGCGGTTCGCCGTCTTGTAGATGGAACACAAACGATGACTGTGTACAAACCAATTAAATTAATCGCTGAAACGGTAGCAGATGCTGCAGTGAAAATGGCAAAAGATGAAGATGTAACAACGGATGATAAAGTTAACAACGGGAAAATTGATGTTCCTTCTATCTTGCTTGATCCAGTAGCAGTAACGAAGGAAAATCTTGATGACACAATCATTAAAGATGGCTTCCATAAAAAAGAGGACGTATACAAATAA